In Dehalococcoidia bacterium, one genomic interval encodes:
- a CDS encoding terminase small subunit yields MSSTTQPATEPFVLPDPQPRPNARGKPHRKYAPELHEPPKKTPRRPKTERTKRLNPRQRKFCELYAAGYSKVEAYRKAGYATKWADRSQDSKRAEQIFRAQGVKRFMAALDSQVKEDVTKTPLMQQAVLTREGVLAKLAQIANADLTKYLDENGNISPKRVKEVGGPDVDSLEISMNGIKVKVRNPIDALREISKIMGYNAPDKHEVSAQGFTFRIDLGDGK; encoded by the coding sequence ATGAGCAGCACGACGCAACCAGCGACAGAGCCTTTTGTGCTCCCCGACCCCCAGCCTCGACCCAATGCGCGGGGGAAGCCGCACCGCAAGTATGCTCCCGAGCTGCACGAGCCGCCGAAAAAGACGCCCAGGCGACCCAAGACCGAGCGCACAAAGCGGCTCAATCCGCGCCAGCGCAAGTTTTGCGAGCTGTATGCGGCGGGATACAGCAAGGTCGAGGCGTACCGCAAGGCCGGGTATGCAACCAAATGGGCCGACAGGTCCCAAGACTCCAAGCGAGCGGAGCAAATATTCCGCGCCCAAGGGGTCAAGCGATTTATGGCTGCCCTAGATTCACAAGTTAAAGAGGATGTGACAAAGACTCCGCTCATGCAGCAGGCCGTGCTCACGCGCGAGGGCGTGCTCGCCAAGCTAGCGCAGATCGCAAACGCAGACCTGACAAAATACCTCGACGAAAACGGCAACATATCGCCGAAGCGCGTCAAAGAGGTTGGAGGTCCTGACGTTGACTCCCTCGAAATTTCCATGAACGGGATCAAAGTCAAAGTGCGCAACCCGATCGATGCCCTCCGGGAGATCAGCAAAATCATGGGATACAACGCGCCCGACAAGCACGAGGTGTCAGCGCAGGGATTTACTTTCCGGATCGACCTAGGGGATGGCAAGTAG